The following proteins are co-located in the Tripterygium wilfordii isolate XIE 37 chromosome 2, ASM1340144v1, whole genome shotgun sequence genome:
- the LOC119981605 gene encoding protein LIGHT-DEPENDENT SHORT HYPOCOTYLS 6-like, whose translation MESASGGAATSHPNTDEGPSTPLKSQNSQPEPAEASSPAPPSRYESQKRRDWNTFLQYLKNHKPPLTLARCSGAHVIEFLKYLDQFGKTKVHVTGCPYFGHPNPPSPCACPLMQAWGSLDALIGRLRAAYEENGGRPESNPFGARAVRIYLREIKDGQAKARGVPYEKKKKRKRPTVTAASVSVISNEGVEVSGGGSGGGAEGGGTVGDGGSVTIAPAAAATVVTSTTVKTPLPS comes from the exons ATGGAGTCAGCATCAGGAGGGGCGGCTACATCCCACCCGAACACAGACGAGGGTCCATCAACACCACTAAAATCACAGAACTCTCAACCGGAACCAGCTGAAGCTTCTTCTCCAGCTCCGCCGAGTCGGTACGAGTCGCAGAAGCGAAGAGATTGGAACACCTTCTTGCAGTACCTAAAGAACCACAAGCCGCCATTGACGCTGGCTCGATGCAGCGGCGCACATGTGATCGAGTTCTTGAAGTATCTAGACCAATTCGGGAAGACTAAGGTCCATGTAACCGGTTGCCCGTATTTCGGTCACCCGAACCCGCCTTCTCCTTGCGCCTGTCCGCTTATGCAAGCGTGGGGCAGCCTTGATGCACTAATCGGACGGCTCAGAGCTGCTTACGAAGAGAACGGTGGACGGCCAGAATCGAATCCGTTTGGGGCACGTGCGGTCAGGATTTATTTGAGGGAGATCAAGGATGGGCAGGCTAAAGCTAGAGGAGTCCCttatgagaagaagaagaagcggaAACGGCCGACTGTTACGGCCGCTTCAGTGTCTGTGATTTCAAATGAAGGAGTTGAGGTCAGTGGTGGTGgaagtggtggtggtgctgaAGGAGGCGGCACCGTCGGTGATGGTGGAAGTGTTACTATTGCTCCTGCTGCTGCGGCTACTGTTGTTACTAGTACCACC GTAAAAACTCCATTACCAAGCTAA